From a single Gemmatimonadales bacterium genomic region:
- the ettA gene encoding energy-dependent translational throttle protein EttA: MAKHQYIFTMQNLRKVVPPSREILKGIYLSFYPGAKIGVLGSNGAGKSSLLKIMAGVDQDFLGDARPADGIRIGYLPQEPSLDPSLDVRGNVERAVAPIRGLLTQFEEISMKFAEPMSDEEMNALLEKQGDLQTTIDALGAWELDRKLDIAMDALRLPPGDAEVTNLSGGEKRRVALCRVLLEQPDMLLLDEPTNHLDAESVAWLERHLAEFPGTVVAITHDRYFLDNVAGWILELDRGAGIPWEGNYSSWLNQKKKRLEQEEKAASARQRTLERELEWINLSPKARQAKGKARINAYESLLAEGQQEQEGSAEILIPVPPRLGDEVVVAKDLRKGFGDRLLFENLNFALPRGGIVGIIGPNGAGKTTLFRMIMGAEQPDGGELVVGSTVQPSYVDQSREALDPDKTVYEEISGGQDILDFGKRQVNARAYCAGFNFKGADQQKKVGVLSGGERNRLHLAKLLKSGGNLLLLDEPTNDLDVDTLRALEDALLRFAGCAVVISHDRWFLDRVATHILAFEGESEVVWYEGNYQDYAADYKRRKGVAVDQPHRIRYKKLVH, encoded by the coding sequence ATGGCTAAACATCAATACATCTTCACGATGCAGAATCTCCGGAAGGTCGTGCCGCCGAGCCGAGAGATTCTCAAAGGCATCTACCTCTCGTTTTACCCGGGCGCCAAGATCGGCGTGCTGGGATCGAATGGCGCGGGCAAGTCGAGTCTGCTCAAGATCATGGCCGGCGTCGACCAGGATTTCCTGGGCGACGCTCGGCCGGCCGATGGCATTCGAATCGGCTATCTGCCGCAAGAGCCCTCGCTCGACCCGAGCCTGGATGTGCGCGGCAACGTCGAACGCGCCGTCGCCCCGATCCGAGGCCTGCTGACGCAGTTCGAAGAAATCAGCATGAAGTTCGCCGAGCCGATGAGCGATGAGGAGATGAACGCGCTGCTCGAGAAGCAGGGCGACCTCCAGACCACCATCGACGCGCTGGGCGCGTGGGAGCTCGATCGCAAACTCGACATTGCCATGGATGCGCTCCGGCTGCCCCCAGGGGACGCCGAGGTGACCAATCTTTCCGGTGGCGAGAAGCGCCGAGTTGCGCTGTGTCGGGTGCTGCTCGAGCAACCTGACATGCTCCTGCTCGACGAGCCGACCAACCATCTCGACGCCGAGTCGGTGGCGTGGCTGGAGCGCCATCTGGCGGAGTTTCCGGGCACCGTGGTGGCGATTACCCATGACCGCTACTTCCTCGACAACGTAGCCGGATGGATCCTCGAGCTCGATCGCGGCGCCGGGATTCCCTGGGAGGGCAACTACTCGAGCTGGCTCAACCAGAAGAAGAAGCGGCTCGAGCAGGAAGAGAAAGCGGCATCAGCTCGGCAGCGCACACTCGAGCGCGAACTCGAGTGGATCAACCTGTCGCCCAAGGCTCGCCAGGCCAAAGGCAAGGCACGCATCAACGCCTATGAGTCGCTGCTCGCGGAAGGTCAGCAGGAACAGGAGGGCAGCGCGGAGATTCTGATCCCGGTTCCGCCGCGCCTGGGCGACGAGGTCGTCGTCGCCAAAGACCTCCGAAAGGGCTTCGGCGATCGGCTCCTGTTCGAGAACCTCAACTTTGCATTGCCCCGCGGCGGAATCGTCGGCATCATCGGACCCAACGGCGCCGGCAAGACGACGCTGTTCCGGATGATCATGGGCGCGGAGCAGCCGGACGGAGGCGAGCTGGTCGTCGGCAGCACGGTGCAGCCGTCATATGTCGATCAATCGCGCGAGGCACTGGACCCGGACAAGACGGTGTACGAGGAGATCTCGGGAGGACAGGACATCCTGGACTTCGGCAAGCGCCAGGTCAATGCGCGCGCCTACTGCGCCGGCTTCAACTTCAAGGGCGCCGACCAGCAGAAAAAGGTCGGCGTCCTGTCCGGCGGAGAGCGAAACCGGCTTCATCTGGCCAAACTGCTCAAGAGCGGGGGCAACCTGCTGCTGCTCGACGAACCCACCAACGACCTCGACGTCGACACACTGCGTGCGCTCGAGGATGCTCTGCTCCGCTTCGCAGGTTGCGCCGTCGTGATCAGCCACGATCGCTGGTTTCTGGACCGGGTCGCGACCCACATTCTGGCCTTCGAAGGCGAGAGTGAAGTCGTCTGGTACGAAGGCAACTATCAGGACTACGCCGCGGACTACAAGCGGCGTAAAGGGGTTGCCGTCGACCAGCCGCACCGGATCCGTTACAAGAAGCTGGTGCACTAG
- a CDS encoding Re/Si-specific NAD(P)(+) transhydrogenase subunit alpha produces the protein MRIAVLRETEPRERRVALVPQTVARLVQQGHAITIERGAGAAAALDDEQYRSAGAVVVASAADGLRDADLVLKVQPPTAEQVGLIRRDGVLICLMQPHQQAALLAALASAGVTALALELVPRTTKAQSMDVLSSQATVAGYRAVLAGTMHLGRFLPMLTTAAGTITPGKVFVIGAGVAGLQAIATARRLGAVVTAFDVRPAVKEQVESLGARFVEAGASAEGSGGYARELSDDQQARVLAAIGGHVPDIDLIVTTAAIPGKRAPVLLTTAMLATMRPGSVVVDVAAETGGNCEATVAGEERVVHGVTVLGPLNLASGLPYHASFMLSKNFQSLLEHAVAEGQFRLSLDDPILGPMCVTHAGAVRFGVA, from the coding sequence ATGCGGATTGCAGTCTTGCGGGAAACCGAACCGCGTGAGCGCCGCGTAGCACTGGTGCCTCAGACCGTGGCACGTCTGGTCCAGCAGGGGCACGCGATCACGATCGAGCGTGGCGCCGGCGCCGCTGCCGCCCTTGACGACGAGCAGTATCGCAGCGCCGGAGCGGTCGTGGTTGCCTCGGCCGCTGACGGGCTGCGTGATGCCGATCTCGTCCTCAAGGTGCAGCCGCCCACCGCCGAGCAGGTTGGGCTGATTCGGCGCGATGGTGTGCTGATCTGCCTGATGCAGCCGCACCAGCAGGCCGCCCTCCTTGCGGCTCTGGCGTCTGCCGGTGTCACGGCCCTGGCCCTGGAACTGGTGCCGCGGACCACCAAAGCACAATCGATGGACGTCCTGTCCTCTCAGGCCACCGTGGCCGGGTACCGGGCTGTGCTGGCCGGGACCATGCACCTCGGCCGGTTTTTGCCGATGCTGACGACGGCCGCAGGTACGATTACGCCGGGCAAGGTCTTCGTTATCGGGGCCGGTGTTGCCGGACTGCAGGCCATTGCGACGGCCCGTCGTCTCGGTGCAGTCGTCACGGCGTTCGACGTGCGACCCGCCGTCAAAGAGCAGGTTGAGAGCCTCGGGGCACGCTTCGTCGAAGCCGGCGCCTCGGCCGAGGGATCCGGGGGCTACGCCCGAGAGCTGTCGGACGATCAGCAGGCTCGGGTGCTCGCGGCCATCGGCGGTCACGTGCCCGACATCGACCTGATCGTGACGACGGCCGCCATTCCCGGCAAGCGCGCCCCGGTGCTGTTGACCACCGCGATGCTGGCGACGATGCGCCCCGGGTCGGTCGTCGTCGACGTGGCGGCGGAAACCGGCGGTAACTGTGAAGCGACCGTCGCCGGCGAGGAACGGGTCGTCCACGGCGTCACGGTTCTTGGTCCGCTCAATCTGGCGAGCGGGCTGCCCTACCATGCCAGCTTCATGCTCAGCAAGAACTTTCAGTCGCTCCTCGAGCACGCCGTGGCGGAGGGGCAGTTCCGCCTCAGCCTCGACGATCCGATTCTGGGACCGATGTGCGTGACCCACGCTGGCGCGGTGCGGTTCGGCGTGGCGTAA
- a CDS encoding bifunctional alpha,alpha-trehalose-phosphate synthase (UDP-forming)/trehalose-phosphatase — protein sequence MPGSDAKRVIMVANRLPMTASIGEGGITFAASSGGLATALGEVHEQRGGVWVGWPGITSDQLDQAGWDHVVETLRASRLVSIPLSRDESERFYGGFSNSFIWPILHSITGKTPLDTDDWGVYRDVNQRYADAVIANYTPGDLIWVHDFHLFLVPGMIRAAIPDAPIGFFLHVPFPTADVFRTLPHRTELLRGLLGASLIGFHTASYLRYFSTALIELLGLPTDIDRVTLGDRTVRLGVFPVGIEAAAFETVARDPATDGLIAEIRGDDSGKLMVAVDRLDYTKGVRRRLLGFERLLATHPELHERVRLINLSVPSRETVPAYQELRQEVDGLVGRINGRFSTPRWTPIHYMFRAVDRHSLVALYRATDVMVVTPIRDGMNLVAKEFVASRVDGDGVLLLSEFAGAAADLPEAVLVNPYDIDQLAGRMAEALTMAEADRRTRMASLRHRVGRYGSSWWSTTFLNALQSEWRASIRRPVRMGSGALRLSLDRLRTARRRLLLLDYDGTLTPLAERPELALPDEELLDLLARLSRDRRHSVHIVSGRSAGFLERWLGHLPVNLHAEHGAASRPLGAKDWIRASVKLGWMERVRSVFEDFSRVTPGAFTETKEFGLCWHWRSADPGSEKAANELVLHLAQVLQRTGADVLVGNRIVEVRAQGINKGLIARAVLSERSMGTGILAAGDDSTDEELFRVLPPEAITIRVGAGPSHAGIGIADVPAFRRVLAEIVSWGSAS from the coding sequence GTGCCTGGGTCTGACGCCAAACGGGTCATCATGGTGGCCAACCGGCTGCCGATGACGGCGTCGATTGGCGAGGGCGGCATCACATTCGCGGCGAGCTCGGGCGGCTTGGCAACCGCGTTGGGGGAAGTCCACGAGCAGCGCGGGGGGGTCTGGGTCGGGTGGCCCGGTATTACCTCCGACCAGCTCGACCAGGCCGGCTGGGACCACGTGGTGGAAACGCTGCGCGCCTCGCGTCTGGTGTCGATTCCGCTGTCCCGGGATGAGTCAGAGCGCTTCTACGGCGGATTCTCCAACAGTTTCATCTGGCCCATTCTCCACAGCATTACCGGAAAGACGCCGCTCGACACCGACGATTGGGGTGTCTATCGCGACGTCAATCAACGTTATGCCGATGCGGTCATCGCGAACTACACGCCGGGCGACCTGATCTGGGTCCACGACTTCCACCTGTTTCTGGTGCCCGGCATGATCCGGGCAGCGATCCCCGATGCGCCAATCGGGTTCTTTCTGCACGTGCCGTTTCCGACGGCTGATGTCTTCCGGACCCTGCCGCATCGGACCGAGCTGCTGCGTGGCTTGCTGGGCGCCAGTCTGATCGGCTTCCACACCGCATCGTATCTTCGGTATTTCTCGACGGCGCTGATAGAACTGCTCGGTCTGCCGACTGACATCGACCGCGTCACCCTGGGAGACCGGACCGTCCGGCTCGGTGTCTTCCCGGTAGGGATCGAGGCTGCGGCATTCGAAACGGTGGCCCGCGATCCGGCGACCGACGGCCTGATTGCCGAGATCCGGGGCGATGATTCCGGCAAGCTGATGGTGGCGGTCGATCGGCTGGACTACACTAAGGGGGTGCGGAGGCGCTTGCTGGGCTTCGAACGGCTGCTCGCGACCCACCCAGAGCTGCACGAGCGCGTGCGGCTGATCAACCTGTCGGTGCCGAGCCGTGAAACGGTGCCTGCCTACCAGGAGCTTCGACAGGAGGTCGATGGTCTCGTCGGTCGGATCAATGGTCGGTTCTCGACCCCGCGGTGGACTCCGATTCACTACATGTTCCGCGCGGTCGACCGCCATAGCCTGGTTGCCCTCTATCGGGCCACCGATGTGATGGTGGTGACCCCGATCCGCGACGGTATGAACCTGGTGGCCAAGGAGTTCGTTGCCTCTCGCGTCGACGGGGATGGCGTCCTGCTGCTGAGCGAGTTTGCCGGCGCCGCTGCCGATCTGCCGGAGGCCGTGCTGGTCAATCCCTACGACATCGATCAGCTGGCCGGTCGGATGGCAGAGGCGCTGACCATGGCCGAGGCCGATCGGCGCACCAGGATGGCGTCGCTGCGCCACCGGGTGGGTCGCTATGGCAGCAGCTGGTGGTCGACCACATTTCTCAATGCGTTGCAGAGCGAGTGGCGCGCCAGCATTCGGCGCCCGGTCCGCATGGGCAGCGGCGCACTGCGGTTGTCGCTCGACCGACTGCGCACGGCCCGACGACGGCTGCTGCTCCTCGACTATGACGGCACTCTGACACCGCTGGCCGAACGCCCGGAGTTGGCGCTGCCCGACGAGGAACTCCTCGATCTGCTGGCCCGGCTTTCCCGCGACCGCCGCCATTCAGTGCATATCGTCAGCGGGCGATCCGCCGGGTTTCTCGAACGGTGGCTTGGCCACCTGCCCGTCAATCTCCACGCCGAACACGGTGCGGCGAGCCGGCCGCTCGGTGCGAAGGACTGGATTCGGGCCAGTGTCAAACTCGGCTGGATGGAGCGAGTCCGGAGCGTATTCGAAGATTTCAGCCGGGTCACGCCTGGCGCCTTTACCGAAACCAAGGAGTTCGGCCTCTGCTGGCATTGGCGCAGCGCTGACCCGGGCTCGGAAAAGGCCGCCAACGAGTTGGTGCTGCATCTGGCCCAGGTGCTGCAGCGCACCGGCGCCGACGTGCTGGTCGGCAATCGGATCGTCGAAGTCCGGGCGCAAGGCATCAACAAGGGGCTGATTGCCCGCGCCGTGCTGTCGGAGCGCAGTATGGGAACCGGGATCCTCGCTGCCGGCGACGACTCCACCGACGAGGAGCTGTTCCGGGTGTTGCCGCCGGAGGCGATCACGATTCGGGTTGGGGCAGGGCCCTCTCACGCAGGAATCGGGATTGCCGACGTCCCCGCCTTCAGGCGGGTGCTGGCGGAAATCGTGAGCTGGGGCTCCGCCAGCTAG
- a CDS encoding homoserine kinase produces the protein MATVRVYVPGSIGNVGPGLDILGLAVRGAGDTVHAERLAARRIEVRNPGHPDLPTDPERHATALAASAALRLGGRRGRIGLALSLTKGLPLSGGQGGSAASAVAGAVAANALMGNPLGTEEVLAAALEAEATVAGRHLDNIAPSLVGGLVLIRSLDPIDICQLPVPAGIRIVLAKPSYEMSTKRGRTALPKSLPRATAMHQAAQVAAMVAGACRNDLALFGRAIDDRIAEPARAPLLPGFSEAKAAALRAGAVGCSISGSGPTLFAIAADDATAERVGRAVTRAYRRAGFDTSLRVTAPDRRGARILR, from the coding sequence ATGGCGACAGTTCGTGTCTACGTTCCGGGGTCGATCGGTAACGTCGGTCCCGGTCTCGATATTCTTGGCCTCGCGGTCCGCGGCGCGGGCGACACGGTTCATGCCGAACGGCTGGCCGCACGCCGGATCGAGGTTCGCAACCCGGGCCATCCCGACCTCCCGACCGACCCCGAGCGCCACGCCACCGCCCTGGCCGCCTCGGCCGCCCTTCGGCTTGGCGGACGACGCGGTCGCATCGGGCTTGCCCTCTCGCTGACGAAGGGTCTACCGCTGTCCGGCGGGCAGGGCGGCAGCGCGGCCTCAGCCGTCGCAGGCGCGGTGGCGGCCAACGCGCTGATGGGAAACCCGCTTGGTACGGAAGAGGTGCTTGCCGCGGCCCTCGAAGCCGAAGCGACCGTGGCCGGGCGTCACCTCGACAATATTGCACCATCGCTGGTCGGCGGCCTGGTGCTGATCCGCTCACTCGACCCGATCGATATCTGCCAGCTCCCGGTACCAGCCGGGATCCGGATCGTGCTGGCCAAGCCCAGCTACGAAATGTCGACCAAGCGAGGGCGTACCGCTCTGCCCAAGTCCCTGCCGCGCGCGACCGCGATGCATCAGGCGGCGCAGGTCGCGGCGATGGTCGCCGGCGCGTGCCGCAACGACCTCGCGCTCTTTGGCCGCGCCATCGATGACCGGATTGCCGAGCCCGCCCGAGCGCCGTTACTCCCCGGGTTCAGCGAAGCCAAAGCCGCCGCACTGCGCGCCGGCGCGGTCGGCTGTTCCATTTCGGGCAGCGGGCCCACGCTGTTTGCCATTGCCGCCGACGACGCAACGGCAGAGCGGGTTGGCCGCGCCGTGACCCGCGCCTACCGACGTGCCGGGTTCGACACCTCTCTCCGCGTGACCGCGCCCGATCGACGAGGCGCAAGGATCCTCCGATGA
- a CDS encoding threonine synthase gives MTSWLRCDSCATTFTLDEPVTRCRACRGLLTLASDDHPADLARRMTDRGSCGTGLARSGVWRFRDLILPEARDGDIVSFPEGNTPQISRPAVSDWAGAARLALKLEGMNPTGSFKDRGMTVAVSQAKRLGMRAVACASTGNTSASLAAYAAQAGIAGIVLIPAGKTALGKLAQSVAYGATILAVRGDFDACLSLVDQASDRLGVYLANSINPLRLAGQRTIVFELLEDRGWRAPDWIVLPAGNLGNTAAFGAALVQAKAAGLIDRMPRIASIQAEGAAPFARSYREGFANRYQVEAETVATAIRIGNPASHDRAIEAIRATNGVVTTVSDAEILAAKQVIDRAGVGCEPASAASVAGVRRLVGEGVIERSDDVVAILTGHLLKDPEILLQKGQAVTHEIDPTLDAVERALAQASR, from the coding sequence ATGACATCGTGGCTCCGCTGCGATAGCTGTGCAACAACATTCACCCTCGACGAACCGGTCACGCGTTGTCGTGCCTGCCGCGGCCTGCTGACCCTGGCTTCCGATGACCATCCGGCCGACTTGGCTCGTCGGATGACCGATCGGGGCAGCTGCGGCACGGGTCTGGCGCGCTCAGGCGTCTGGCGCTTCCGTGATCTGATTCTGCCCGAGGCCCGCGACGGGGATATCGTCTCCTTCCCCGAAGGCAATACGCCGCAGATCTCGCGACCCGCAGTGAGCGACTGGGCCGGTGCGGCGCGGCTCGCCCTCAAGCTCGAAGGCATGAACCCGACCGGCTCCTTCAAGGACCGAGGCATGACCGTGGCCGTCTCTCAGGCCAAGCGACTCGGCATGCGGGCCGTGGCCTGCGCTTCGACCGGCAACACGTCCGCTTCTCTCGCTGCGTATGCCGCCCAGGCGGGCATCGCCGGCATCGTGCTGATTCCCGCGGGCAAGACCGCCCTGGGCAAACTGGCCCAGAGCGTGGCGTACGGTGCCACCATTCTGGCCGTACGGGGCGATTTCGACGCCTGCCTTTCCCTGGTCGATCAGGCCAGTGATCGGCTCGGCGTGTACCTGGCCAACAGCATCAATCCCCTGCGTCTGGCCGGGCAACGGACCATCGTCTTCGAGCTGCTGGAGGATCGCGGCTGGCGGGCCCCGGACTGGATCGTGCTGCCTGCCGGCAACCTGGGCAATACGGCAGCCTTCGGTGCCGCGCTGGTCCAGGCGAAAGCCGCGGGGTTGATCGACCGGATGCCGCGGATCGCTTCGATCCAAGCCGAGGGAGCCGCACCATTTGCGCGGAGCTATCGGGAAGGTTTTGCCAACCGGTACCAGGTCGAGGCGGAGACGGTTGCCACGGCCATTCGGATCGGCAACCCGGCGTCCCATGATCGTGCCATCGAGGCGATCCGCGCCACCAACGGCGTCGTGACCACCGTGAGCGATGCGGAGATCCTGGCTGCCAAGCAGGTGATCGACCGGGCCGGGGTCGGCTGCGAACCGGCCAGTGCCGCATCGGTGGCAGGAGTACGTCGCTTGGTGGGCGAAGGAGTCATCGAACGCAGCGATGATGTCGTGGCCATTCTGACCGGCCATCTCCTCAAGGACCCGGAAATCCTGCTGCAGAAGGGGCAGGCGGTGACCCACGAAATCGACCCGACCCTCGACGCGGTCGAGCGAGCCCTGGCACAGGCAAGCCGCTGA
- a CDS encoding NAD(P) transhydrogenase subunit alpha, with protein sequence MNVDLTVIMQVYVFVLAGFVGYQVVSRVPSLLHTPLMSAANAMTGISLVGSIVVAGMDRGMLSNVLGAIAVACASINVVGGFLITDRMLKMFKSPDRKS encoded by the coding sequence ATGAACGTCGACCTCACGGTCATCATGCAGGTGTATGTGTTCGTGCTCGCCGGATTCGTGGGATACCAGGTCGTCTCCAGGGTGCCCTCACTGCTGCACACTCCGCTCATGTCGGCGGCCAACGCCATGACAGGGATTTCGCTGGTCGGATCGATCGTGGTGGCCGGCATGGATCGCGGCATGCTGAGCAATGTTCTGGGTGCCATTGCCGTTGCCTGCGCATCCATCAACGTGGTCGGCGGCTTCCTGATCACTGATCGGATGCTCAAGATGTTCAAGAGCCCGGATCGGAAATCGTGA
- a CDS encoding glycoside hydrolase family 15 protein: MTRHLPYAAYGNGQVLGLVGPDSAIDWLCLPRFDSPSVFGALLDAERGGTFKVLSRGRSVHGHLSYIRNTNVVRGEFRDGEAAWEIIDFAPRLPNGLALDCPVEIVRVIRPLAGTPRLSIELDPRPDYGRAAVRWIPEDRGTLLEWSGGTLDVAANLPLPYLTGRQEFALTRPVFVAIRYGRRMVRPVWADVQFQLDVTIAGWQRWAKTCGLPTFAGEAVLRSALCLKLHAYHDTGAIIAAATTSIPEEMGTERTWDYRFCWIRDAAFVAEALRRLAYLDEGERLLVFLRDVVENGPLQPLYGIGGERHLPEEYLDHWSGYRGNGHVRIGNAASLQAQHDLMGEVVLCMETLLSDPRIGHSDPKGFFPLVERMVEDAIRLAPVADTGIWEFRTSLKHHTFSRAMCWVAIHRGALLAARMGYDAVARRWEAIAERERAIVLERGYNPELGYFTQGLDGQYPDASNLLLPTLGIIDARDPRFVSTVDATGRMLTRKGLVYRYRNPDDFGLPSSTFTICSFWYAEALALVGRLEEAVEVFERLLSFANPVGLFSEDIDPDSGALLGNFPQAYTHVGLIHAAMTIGELLEARDGRVRAWV; encoded by the coding sequence ATGACCCGTCATCTTCCTTACGCTGCCTACGGCAACGGTCAGGTGCTTGGCCTGGTTGGTCCCGACAGTGCCATCGACTGGCTCTGCTTGCCGCGCTTCGATTCGCCCTCCGTTTTTGGTGCGCTGCTCGACGCCGAACGAGGCGGTACCTTCAAGGTCCTGTCGCGCGGGCGTAGCGTGCATGGTCATCTCAGCTATATCCGCAACACCAATGTGGTACGAGGCGAGTTTCGCGATGGCGAGGCGGCCTGGGAAATCATCGATTTCGCCCCGCGGCTTCCCAACGGCTTGGCGCTCGACTGCCCGGTCGAGATTGTCCGCGTGATCCGCCCGCTGGCCGGAACGCCTCGCCTGTCGATCGAACTCGATCCCCGGCCGGACTACGGCCGCGCCGCGGTGCGCTGGATTCCCGAAGATCGCGGCACCTTGCTCGAGTGGAGCGGTGGCACCCTCGATGTCGCTGCTAACCTGCCGCTGCCGTATCTGACGGGTCGGCAGGAGTTCGCCCTGACCCGACCGGTCTTCGTGGCCATCCGGTACGGCCGGCGGATGGTTCGCCCGGTCTGGGCCGATGTGCAGTTTCAGCTCGACGTGACGATTGCCGGCTGGCAGCGCTGGGCCAAGACCTGCGGCCTGCCGACCTTTGCCGGAGAGGCGGTGCTCCGATCGGCCCTCTGCCTCAAGCTGCACGCCTATCACGACACTGGCGCCATCATCGCTGCCGCAACCACGAGTATTCCCGAAGAAATGGGGACGGAGCGGACCTGGGACTACCGCTTCTGCTGGATTCGCGACGCCGCCTTCGTGGCGGAGGCGCTGCGCCGCCTGGCGTACCTGGACGAGGGCGAGCGGTTGCTGGTCTTTTTGCGTGACGTCGTCGAGAACGGGCCGCTGCAGCCGCTCTATGGCATCGGCGGGGAACGCCACCTGCCCGAAGAGTATCTCGATCACTGGTCGGGGTACCGCGGTAACGGGCACGTTCGGATTGGCAACGCGGCCAGTCTTCAGGCGCAGCACGATCTGATGGGCGAAGTCGTCCTGTGTATGGAAACTTTGCTCTCGGATCCGCGCATCGGCCATAGTGACCCCAAAGGATTTTTCCCGCTCGTCGAGCGCATGGTCGAAGACGCGATTCGCCTCGCGCCCGTCGCGGACACCGGAATCTGGGAGTTTCGCACCTCGCTCAAGCACCACACCTTCTCGCGAGCGATGTGCTGGGTTGCCATCCATCGGGGTGCGCTGCTGGCGGCGCGGATGGGCTACGATGCCGTTGCCCGGAGGTGGGAGGCCATTGCCGAGCGGGAGCGGGCCATCGTACTCGAGCGGGGCTACAACCCGGAGTTGGGCTACTTTACGCAGGGGCTGGACGGACAGTACCCGGATGCCTCCAATCTGCTGCTGCCGACGCTGGGCATCATCGACGCTCGGGACCCGCGGTTTGTGTCCACCGTCGATGCGACGGGCCGTATGCTGACTCGAAAAGGTCTGGTGTACCGGTATCGCAATCCGGATGACTTCGGTTTGCCATCGAGCACCTTCACGATCTGCTCGTTCTGGTACGCCGAGGCGCTGGCCCTGGTCGGGCGCCTGGAGGAAGCCGTGGAGGTCTTCGAGCGGCTGCTCTCCTTTGCCAATCCGGTCGGCCTCTTCTCGGAAGACATCGACCCTGATTCCGGAGCGCTGCTCGGCAACTTCCCGCAGGCCTATACGCACGTCGGCCTGATTCACGCCGCCATGACGATCGGCGAGTTACTCGAAGCAAGGGATGGTCGCGTTCGTGCCTGGGTCTGA
- a CDS encoding redoxin domain-containing protein, giving the protein MVAKTAVTVLIGLLAMTNGLAGQQAAPGATPLAVGAPAPDFTLGGANQAGVLAEPVRLSALKGQTVVLAFFPRARTRGCTAQMEAYREQYATLFNGGNGVRVFAVSVDPDTMLASWAQERQYPISFLSDVGGAVSRAYGVLLTRGEMMYSHRTLYVIDPNGVIASVISPFRETDPTAYTELAAAVKTARGR; this is encoded by the coding sequence ATGGTGGCAAAAACGGCGGTGACGGTTCTGATCGGTCTGTTGGCGATGACGAACGGCTTGGCGGGACAGCAGGCCGCGCCGGGGGCGACTCCCCTGGCCGTCGGAGCTCCCGCGCCGGACTTCACCCTCGGTGGTGCGAACCAGGCGGGCGTCCTGGCCGAGCCGGTGCGTCTGTCGGCGCTCAAGGGGCAAACGGTCGTGCTGGCGTTCTTTCCGCGGGCGCGGACCCGGGGGTGCACGGCACAGATGGAAGCGTACCGGGAGCAGTATGCCACGCTCTTCAACGGGGGCAACGGGGTTCGGGTCTTTGCCGTCAGTGTCGATCCCGATACCATGCTCGCAAGCTGGGCACAGGAGCGTCAGTACCCCATCTCGTTTCTCAGCGACGTCGGCGGCGCCGTGAGTCGCGCCTACGGGGTGCTGCTCACGCGCGGAGAAATGATGTACTCGCATCGTACCCTCTACGTGATCGACCCCAACGGTGTGATTGCGAGCGTCATTTCGCCGTTCCGCGAAACGGACCCGACCGCATACACGGAGTTGGCGGCGGCGGTCAAAACCGCGCGGGGGCGCTGA